Within the Takifugu flavidus isolate HTHZ2018 chromosome 20, ASM371156v2, whole genome shotgun sequence genome, the region GATTAAAACCTTCTGATGCTTTCAATGGTTTCAGATCCtcaatgtgtctcctgacaggaGGTTGGAGGAGCCTCTGTGGAACATCTGTCGCTGCTCGCCCACCTgacctctctcgccctctcccaTCCACCAATCACAATGGTCACCAGCGGCGAAGCTGAACTGCCGAAGCTCCGCCCCTTCCTGCCGCTACGCTCCTCGCTGCCATGTGACGTTCATCTTCTGAACCTGAGGACGCTCGAGGACGAGCATGTAGCTGAATCCACATTTACCAAAATAGTTGAAAACCTTTGGTGTCTTTTTTGACATAAAATCGgactttttgtgtgttttggtaaacaggaagcagaaactCCGTCACAGGAAGcggctctgctcctccaccgGAGGGGCTTCGACTGTGGCTCCACACCTGATGTGCCTCTGCAGTGCACGTGGAGCGCGCACGAGGAGGTAACACACGTTCactgtgaaaaaagaaaagaagacattttatgAAAGATTTCCATTTTTAACTGATAATATTAAACGCTCCAGAATTAAAATGACTTCAGATCTTCTGCCAGGTTCTTAAACctagtttggttttgttttgcagGTGAATTTGGACgatctcttttctcctcttcagttTCGTTGTGTCCGTCGGTCGGGTCTCACTCTGCTGCGGGAGGACGACGAACCAGAACAGCCGTCACGCATAAGTCGCCTACGAGTGATGGAAATCAGCGCTTTTCGGGTGGAGATCAACTAAAAACACCAAAGTTGAGgtgacaaaaagaggaaaacaggacGATAAGATTTAATTTTGTAAACCACTCGGGTCAATTATGGTCACACAAAGTCGGCAGTGTTACAGATGAACAGAATGTTCAAAAGGTAATCGGGTcagaaattaaaatatttaagaCAATTCTGTAATGGAGTAAGAAAACTagagaaaacactgaaatatcAACACTATAGGAGCTGCTGGATGTTTCCATGGGAAAAAGGACCAAAACTTGCTTTGCTCTGTTAAGTGccaaataagtgtgtgtgtgggtgtgcgtgtgtgtgcgtgtgtgtgtgtgtgtgtgtgtgggtgtgggtgtgggtgggtgtgggtgtgtgtgtgcgtgtgagagctAAATGGTGAATTCTACTGTTTTCATCTCAAAGCAGGGTTGTGGGTAAGCTGTTTcaaatatgtgtttttttattatttgtatgttttaattttATGTAAATGCATCAGGGAATATTTCTAAAAAGCACATATTGGTTTTTTAAGTTGGTTGATCGGTAAATCTGGATTTGCTGTAAAATCACAGGTTGAGgggaaaatatcatttttaaaaaatatattttggaaGAAGAAAAGTATTGCTAAAACCACTATTTTCGTCCTTTTTATGAGTTTGTTACATATCAAATATTTTGTTGAAATTCTATTTTTGGGATAAATTTGTGGTTGACTAAATAAATTATTCTGtaattttctcttttgtctctttcGCTCGTCtgtccaacagggggcgctcgCCCTCTTAACCCGACTATATAGGAATTAGTTATTTAAATGTGAACTGTTTTTATTGGTTGTGATTCTAAAGCAACGCGGAGATCGAAATTCCCGAATTGTCTGTTATTCCACATCCTGCGGTCAAACCAACCAACAGTTCAGCCGAATTCCACTTTCTCTGTTTATACGAGGCATTACGGTAAATGATTAGACTAACAGACTACAGTGACGATAAACTATTTTTGTAAAATTCCTAATTATCACAGGAAGATTCCACTTCAGGCTGATAGTACTGGGCCCCAAGGTGAAAGGTGTGTCAAAGGGGTGTGTGAAAGGGGTGTGTCAAAAGGGGGGTGTGAAAGGGGTGTGTGAAAGGGTCCCATGAAGAGTGTTGGGGAACAATTACAGCAGGTCAGGACAAGCAGGTTCTGTCCATGTTAAAGGGATGTTAAATATGGTAAATAATTGAGTTTCTGTGGCGTATTAaagtttgcatttttttaaattttgggaTTTGAGTGTCTTCTTCGCGAGGTCCCACTAGTGTCTGgtcaaatgttttttaaaattcttcctTTTACCTGAATCTGAAATCAGGAATATTATAACAAACTATGTCCATTTCTGAGTGAGGTTAACGAAATATGAACGTTCCgaacatgttttcattgttCCCAAAATTGCTTTTTCACTTTGTTGCACATATTCATTTTTCTGATTAATATAATAAACCATGAAGAGTTTGAAAATGACTGAGCGAAATAAATTCCAGGTAAAGCCGCTGTTAGTTTAATCATTTACTTTAATATACACGGAACAAGTTAAAGTTTCACTTTTGGGACTTTGGAGCTGCGATGAGGAACTCCGTGGACCGTCTGCTGAGATAATCCATCAAATCTAAGAGACTCGCTCAAATTAGGTAAAACTGCTCTTAACTGGTGTTAAATAATTGAGGATTCTGATGTTTCCCCAAAAAACTGCTAATTTTAGTGTTCGTTAAATTATACAAATAAAAACTGCGCAATATTTACATGTGAGAAACGCTCTCGGGTTTAAAATGCACGGATTTTGGATACAAAAGCGGTCTTAGATCTCCAAAAACTCCAAAAAATGTTaacaaaatgacatttgtgCTAATCAAGACGGAACTATTTTGTACCACAGCGGAAGGAACTGCCAGTCGTCACAGAGGCGGACTGATACTCGAGCACGAGGACGGAGTAATTCGCTAGAAGGTGAGTTTTGCATTCGAACTGGGATTTAAGTGAGATAATCAAATTGTGCAGCAATGAGTTTAAATGCCAGCTAACTGTTAGTTTTTAACTGTGTTGATGTTGTAACGTGGATCTGTGCTTCGGCCTTCGTGAAGATTTTTAATTTCGCTTTCTCTTTTATGAGGTTGGTGCGCCTTTACGGTGGAATTTGTccgtttttcttctctctccccacAAATAAAACACTTACACATTCATAAATACGTACATTCCGTTCCTCTACATCCCTGTAAACCTGTTCGTGTCTCCACAGAGAACCTCTGATcagacctgagcgtctccagctgtGCGGGACATTTGGAGAGATGGCCTCATCTGGAAGGAGAAGGCGCAGCAAACAGCTGCCGCCACAGCTGTGTGAATTAATGGACACGCTTGTCAAACAGGCTCAATCCTTTATTACAGCTTTCGACCACAGCAAACCGGGCTTGACACAGACAGCGGGAGAGATTCAGAAGATCATCGATCAAATAGATGAAATGGAGAGAGCGGCTGGGATGTTCACCAGAGGAGGAGGCGTGAGCGCAGCATTGGGGCTCCTCATCTGTGGGGTCGGGTTGTCTGCAGCTCCCTTCTCCAGTGCTGCGAGCATCAGCGCAGTCATTGTTGGAGGGATCGTGGCTACTTTTGGTCGTGCTGTAGGTGTCACCGCTAATGTAACAAAAACTGTAAAAGAGAATAACTTTGGAAAGAAGGTGGCCAAACTGGGAGAAAGATTCATGCAGACGGTCGAGCCACTGAGGAGTGAAGTCGAGCATATAAAGACGACATGTGCACAGTTGGAGGAGAAATCAAGAGGGGTCGAGGCCGAGTGTGTTCTGGCCgacctggaggagttggagaagATTCTGTTGGAACTGAGAACACGGAGCGGAAAACTGTCGTCCGTCGTTTTGGCAGTGATGCAGGAAATAAATACAACACTGAGGATCATCACCAATTTCTTCAGGCTCACTGGGAGACATGAGGAGGACAATCGGTTGTCCGACGTCATCGTCAACTCAGGCCGTTGCTGTCAGAAGGTCATTAATGAGTTGGAGGCAATGAAAAAGAACTTAAACGACATCGCtgaacacagaggagcagcgagTGTTGGTGGTGAGACAGAGACTCTTGAGTCATAATCGACCCAGCTGGAGCCTCAGGGCCAAGATCCACAACTCTTCAGGCTCACATTCTCACCTCAGGTCTATTTCGATCAGCCAGTTCACCTGCTGCCTTTCACAAATGTGTGTTGgcgg harbors:
- the LOC130517578 gene encoding uncharacterized protein LOC130517578 isoform X1; translated protein: MREPLIRPERLQLCGTFGEMASSGRRRRSKQLPPQLCELMDTLVKQAQSFITAFDHSKPGLTQTAGEIQKIIDQIDEMERAAGMFTRGGGVSAALGLLICGVGLSAAPFSSAASISAVIVGGIVATFGRAVGVTANVTKTVKENNFGKKVAKLGERFMQTVEPLRSEVEHIKTTCAQLEEKSRGVEAECVLADLEELEKILLELRTRSGKLSSVVLAVMQEINTTLRIITNFFRLTGRHEEDNRLSDVIVNSGRCCQKVINELEAMKKNLNDIAEHRGAASVGGETETLES
- the LOC130517578 gene encoding uncharacterized protein LOC130517578 isoform X2, with product MASSGRRRRSKQLPPQLCELMDTLVKQAQSFITAFDHSKPGLTQTAGEIQKIIDQIDEMERAAGMFTRGGGVSAALGLLICGVGLSAAPFSSAASISAVIVGGIVATFGRAVGVTANVTKTVKENNFGKKVAKLGERFMQTVEPLRSEVEHIKTTCAQLEEKSRGVEAECVLADLEELEKILLELRTRSGKLSSVVLAVMQEINTTLRIITNFFRLTGRHEEDNRLSDVIVNSGRCCQKVINELEAMKKNLNDIAEHRGAASVGGETETLES